A DNA window from Nitrospirota bacterium contains the following coding sequences:
- the rfbD gene encoding dTDP-4-dehydrorhamnose reductase, protein MKILIIGAGGQLGSELLNILQDDTIIPLTHRDIEMTDYRQVNDIISSNMPDIIINTAAYHKVDDCEDNIEKSFSVNAYAVRNIAMICSELDIAFAHFSTDYVFGGEKNVPYTEDDSPNPLSVYAVSKLAGEFFVRNICKRHYVIRTCGLYGAKGISGKGGNFIELMLKLARENKPIKVVADQIVTPTHAKELALKVSQLIRTEAYGLYHITNNGGCSWYEFARTIFELSGVSANLSPTTAIEFNAKARRPANSVLENRNLKKLALDDMKPWKDALKEYLHEKGYLS, encoded by the coding sequence ATGAAAATATTAATAATCGGCGCAGGCGGACAACTTGGCAGTGAGCTTCTAAATATCCTTCAGGACGATACCATCATCCCGCTTACACACAGGGATATTGAGATGACGGATTACCGGCAGGTCAATGACATCATATCCTCCAACATGCCTGATATTATCATCAACACTGCCGCTTACCACAAGGTTGATGACTGTGAAGATAATATAGAAAAGAGCTTTTCAGTTAATGCTTATGCCGTCAGAAACATTGCGATGATTTGCAGTGAACTTGACATCGCATTTGCACATTTCAGCACTGACTATGTATTCGGTGGAGAAAAAAATGTTCCCTATACAGAGGACGACTCCCCCAATCCTCTGAGTGTCTATGCAGTATCAAAACTTGCCGGTGAATTTTTTGTAAGAAACATCTGTAAACGTCATTATGTTATAAGGACATGCGGACTATATGGTGCAAAAGGCATAAGCGGTAAAGGCGGCAATTTCATTGAACTGATGCTTAAATTAGCCCGAGAAAACAAACCCATTAAAGTTGTTGCCGACCAAATAGTCACTCCTACTCACGCTAAAGAACTCGCATTAAAAGTATCCCAGCTTATCAGGACTGAAGCGTACGGCCTCTATCACATAACAAATAACGGCGGCTGTTCATGGTATGAATTTGCAAGAACCATATTTGAACTTAGCGGTGTTAGTGCCAATCTATCCCCTACAACAGCTATTGAATTTAATGCAAAGGCAAGGCGGCCCGCAAATTCAGTCCTTGAAAACAGAAACCTTAAAAAACTTGCACTTGATGACATGAAGCCATGGAAAGATGCACTGAAAGAATACCTGCATGAAAAGGGGTACCTCAGTTAG